A stretch of Candidatus Methylomirabilota bacterium DNA encodes these proteins:
- a CDS encoding aminotransferase class V-fold PLP-dependent enzyme, translating into MPGRPFLQIPGPTLVPERVVRAMSQPVIDHRGPRFEALVRDCLDGLKRVFQTERGHIALFPGSGTGAWEAAIVNTLSPGDRVLACVNGFFAAGFARTAAAFGLDVERLEVPYGAGGPVDRVEARLRADDARELRAVLIVHNETSTGVTSDVAGVRAALQRAGHPALLLVDTVSSLASIDFRFDAWGVDVALTGPQKGLMLPPGMAILAAGDRAIAASEKARCPRAYWDWQPVFERNRRGQFPYTPATTLLFGLRESLAMLEEEGLPQVFARHARLAEACRRAVRGWGLELLCRDPAACSNTITAVVMPPGTDADAVVDRAWQRLELSLGLGLGDVKGRVFRIGHLGSLNELDLLGGLAGVEMTLKERGLSFRPGAGLAAAQEFLLG; encoded by the coding sequence ATGCCCGGACGGCCGTTCCTGCAGATCCCCGGCCCCACGCTGGTTCCCGAGCGCGTCGTGCGCGCCATGTCCCAGCCGGTGATCGACCACCGGGGCCCGCGCTTCGAAGCGCTCGTCCGCGACTGCCTGGACGGTCTCAAGCGCGTGTTCCAGACCGAACGCGGCCACATCGCGCTCTTTCCCGGATCGGGCACGGGAGCCTGGGAGGCGGCGATCGTGAATACGCTCTCCCCCGGCGACCGGGTCCTGGCCTGCGTCAACGGCTTCTTCGCGGCGGGCTTCGCGCGGACCGCGGCCGCCTTCGGCCTCGACGTCGAGCGCCTGGAGGTGCCGTACGGCGCCGGCGGGCCCGTGGACCGCGTCGAGGCGCGCCTGCGCGCGGACGACGCCCGCGAGCTGCGGGCGGTGCTGATCGTCCACAACGAGACTTCGACGGGCGTCACCTCCGACGTGGCCGGCGTGAGGGCCGCGCTGCAGCGCGCCGGTCACCCCGCGCTGCTCCTCGTCGACACCGTCTCGTCGCTGGCGTCGATCGACTTTCGCTTCGATGCCTGGGGCGTCGACGTCGCGCTCACCGGACCGCAGAAGGGCCTGATGCTGCCACCGGGCATGGCGATCCTCGCGGCCGGCGATCGGGCGATCGCGGCCAGCGAGAAGGCCCGCTGCCCGCGCGCGTACTGGGACTGGCAGCCCGTGTTCGAGCGAAATCGACGCGGCCAGTTTCCCTACACCCCGGCCACCACGCTGCTCTTCGGCCTGCGCGAGTCCCTGGCCATGCTCGAGGAGGAAGGGCTGCCACAGGTGTTCGCCCGTCACGCCCGGCTGGCCGAGGCGTGCCGGCGGGCCGTGCGGGGCTGGGGGCTCGAGCTGCTCTGTCGGGACCCCGCGGCCTGCTCGAACACGATCACCGCGGTGGTGATGCCGCCCGGCACGGACGCCGACGCCGTCGTCGACCGGGCCTGGCAACGGCTCGAGCTCTCCCTGGGGCTGGGCCTGGGCGACGTCAAGGGCCGGGTCTTTCGGATCGGCCACCTGGGCAGCCTCAACGAGCTGGACTTGCTGGGAGGGCTGGCGGGTGTCGAGATGACCTTGAAGGAGCGCGGCCTGTCCTTCCGCCCCGGCGCCGGCCTCGCCGCTGCCCAGGAGTTCCTGCTCGGCTGA
- a CDS encoding TPM domain-containing protein — translation MLSHDDLSAVSEAIALAEAGTSGEIRVHLEPRLPAGDALTRSRQVFTELGMHRTRERNAVLIYVALDDHQLAVLGDEGVHAHVGDGYWDRIRDLLVERLRAGRPRQALVEAVAEVGRTLQAHFPRRPDDTNELSDQVSAP, via the coding sequence GTGCTCAGCCACGACGACCTGAGCGCGGTGAGCGAGGCCATCGCCCTGGCCGAGGCGGGGACATCGGGCGAGATCCGCGTGCATCTCGAGCCGCGGCTGCCGGCGGGGGACGCCCTGACGCGCTCGCGCCAGGTCTTCACCGAGCTGGGCATGCACCGCACGCGCGAACGCAACGCCGTGCTCATCTACGTGGCCCTGGACGACCACCAGCTGGCTGTCCTGGGCGACGAGGGGGTCCACGCCCACGTCGGCGACGGCTACTGGGACCGGATTCGCGACCTCCTGGTGGAGCGCTTGCGCGCGGGCCGCCCGCGGCAGGCGCTGGTGGAGGCGGTGGCCGAAGTCGGTCGAACGCTGCAGGCTCACTTCCCCCGCCGCCCCGACGACACCAACGAGCTCAGCGACCAGGTGAGCGCTCCCTGA